In Vibrio atlanticus, the following proteins share a genomic window:
- the prpC gene encoding bifunctional 2-methylcitrate synthase/citrate synthase, producing MSVSLSDKAAVENASKIEQQSTKTTSTSAIGGAGLRGQSAGTTALCTVGKSGTGLTYRGYDITDLANHAQFEEVAHLLLRGHLPSGKELDDYKTLLVGLRGLPQPLKAALELIPADAHPMDVMRTGCSMLGNLEQETDFSEQLPATERMLALFPAIICYWYRFSHDGVRIDTEDQSEACLGGYFLKMLTDKAPSELHKKVMHCSLTLYAEHEFNASTFAARVCASTLSDIHSCVTAAIGTLRGPLHGGANEAAMEMIQDWQTADEAEANIMNMLANKDKIMGFGHAIYRESDPRNALIKRWSKELAQEVGDEQLYAVSERVEAVMKREKGLFCNADFFHASAYHFMDIPTKLFTPIFVMSRLTGWTAHVFEQRENNRIIRPSADYTGPEHQDWLPIHLR from the coding sequence ATGTCTGTATCTTTGAGTGATAAAGCAGCTGTCGAAAATGCTTCAAAAATAGAACAACAAAGCACAAAAACAACAAGCACATCTGCAATCGGTGGTGCTGGTCTACGTGGCCAGAGTGCGGGAACCACAGCGCTATGTACGGTAGGAAAATCAGGAACCGGCTTAACCTACCGCGGTTATGATATTACTGACCTTGCTAATCACGCTCAGTTCGAAGAAGTGGCGCATCTGCTACTAAGAGGTCATTTACCCAGTGGAAAAGAGCTAGATGATTACAAAACACTGTTGGTTGGTCTGCGCGGCTTACCTCAACCTTTGAAAGCAGCACTAGAGCTTATCCCAGCAGACGCTCATCCGATGGATGTGATGAGAACGGGTTGTTCAATGTTGGGTAACCTAGAGCAAGAGACTGATTTCTCCGAGCAACTGCCTGCGACTGAACGAATGCTCGCGCTTTTCCCTGCGATTATTTGTTATTGGTATCGCTTTAGCCATGATGGCGTGCGAATTGATACTGAAGATCAAAGTGAAGCATGTCTGGGTGGCTACTTCCTGAAGATGCTAACGGATAAAGCGCCTAGTGAACTTCATAAGAAGGTGATGCACTGCTCGCTAACTCTTTACGCGGAACATGAGTTTAATGCTTCAACCTTTGCTGCTCGTGTGTGTGCATCAACGTTGTCGGATATTCACTCGTGTGTCACCGCAGCGATTGGTACGTTGCGAGGTCCTTTACATGGCGGTGCAAACGAAGCTGCGATGGAAATGATCCAAGATTGGCAAACCGCCGATGAAGCGGAAGCGAACATCATGAATATGCTCGCCAACAAAGACAAAATCATGGGCTTCGGGCATGCCATTTATCGTGAGAGCGACCCACGAAACGCCTTAATCAAACGCTGGTCGAAAGAGCTAGCTCAAGAGGTGGGTGATGAACAGCTTTATGCCGTTTCAGAGCGTGTTGAAGCTGTTATGAAGCGCGAGAAAGGCTTGTTCTGTAATGCTGACTTCTTCCATGCATCGGCTTACCACTTCATGGACATCCCAACCAAATTGTTTACTCCGATCTTTGTGATGAGCCGCCTTACGGGTTGGACAGCACACGTGTTCGAACAAAGAGAAAACAATCGCATCATTCGTCCAAGTGCAGACTACACCGGGCCAGAGCACCAAGACTGGCTACCTATCCATCTACGTTAG
- the prpF gene encoding 2-methylaconitate cis-trans isomerase PrpF, translating to MNTKQIKVPATYMRGGTSKGVFFNLSDLPESAQVAGESRDKLLLRVIGSPDPYGKQTDGMGGATSSTSKTVIVSKSSKADHDVDYLFGQVAIDKPFVDWSGNCGNLSAAVGPFAIHSGLVDSNRIPENGVVEVRVWQVNIEKTIIVHVPIADGEVQELGDFELDGVTFPAAEIQVDFLDPADASGSMFPTGNVVDFLDVPDLGCIKATYINAGIPTIFVDAESVGYQGTELQSDINSDTKALALFESIRAHGAVAMGLIDSLEQAESRQHTPKVAFVANPQAYQASSGKSVLADDTDLLVRALSMGQLHHAMMGTAAVAIASAASVPGTLVNLAACEGSRDFVTFGHPSGTLKVGAKAIQTESGWKIERAIMSRSARVIMEGAIRVPFPK from the coding sequence ATGAACACTAAACAGATAAAAGTGCCTGCGACCTATATGCGAGGCGGGACGAGCAAAGGCGTTTTCTTCAACCTAAGTGATTTACCTGAATCAGCTCAAGTTGCTGGAGAGTCGAGAGATAAGTTGTTGTTGAGAGTAATTGGCAGTCCAGATCCTTATGGTAAACAAACCGATGGCATGGGTGGCGCAACATCCAGTACCAGTAAAACTGTTATTGTTTCGAAAAGCAGTAAAGCCGATCACGATGTTGATTACCTATTCGGCCAAGTAGCAATAGACAAGCCGTTCGTTGATTGGAGCGGTAACTGCGGCAATCTGTCTGCTGCAGTGGGCCCATTTGCAATTCATAGTGGACTGGTCGATTCGAATCGTATTCCAGAAAACGGTGTGGTCGAGGTGCGAGTATGGCAAGTGAACATAGAGAAAACCATTATTGTTCATGTACCTATCGCTGATGGGGAAGTCCAAGAGTTAGGTGACTTTGAGCTCGATGGTGTCACTTTCCCCGCTGCTGAGATCCAAGTCGATTTCCTAGATCCAGCCGATGCGAGTGGTTCTATGTTTCCAACAGGGAATGTTGTCGATTTTTTAGATGTTCCCGATCTGGGTTGCATCAAAGCGACATACATTAATGCTGGGATACCCACCATTTTTGTTGATGCTGAATCGGTTGGTTACCAAGGCACTGAACTTCAATCAGATATCAATAGTGATACCAAAGCCTTGGCTCTGTTTGAATCCATACGAGCACATGGTGCAGTAGCGATGGGTCTTATTGATTCTTTAGAACAAGCTGAATCACGTCAACATACACCTAAAGTCGCGTTTGTTGCTAATCCTCAAGCGTACCAAGCCTCCAGTGGTAAATCGGTATTAGCTGACGATACCGACCTTCTGGTGCGAGCTTTGTCTATGGGGCAACTGCATCACGCCATGATGGGCACAGCTGCGGTCGCCATTGCTTCAGCGGCGAGTGTTCCGGGTACGTTAGTGAACTTGGCAGCCTGTGAGGGTTCCCGTGACTTTGTGACCTTTGGTCATCCATCAGGAACCTTAAAGGTGGGAGCTAAAGCTATTCAGACGGAAAGCGGTTGGAAAATTGAAAGGGCGATCATGAGTCGTAGTGCCCGAGTGATCATGGAAGGTGCCATCCGTGTGCCTTTTCCTAAGTAA
- a CDS encoding glycine zipper domain-containing protein produces MTFTKPLLLATLIVTLSGCASPATDNENENAARNRGAIGGALLGATAGALTGDASLAVKGAALGGVTGGVAGSMKDTDDARNAQRTQVTADGLAQDNRTDAEKRVAEVEAEIKLIELEQQLADLKEEKEDNGA; encoded by the coding sequence ATGACATTCACTAAACCTTTATTGCTAGCAACATTAATTGTGACTCTTTCTGGTTGTGCATCACCAGCGACAGACAACGAAAATGAAAACGCTGCGCGTAATCGCGGTGCGATAGGTGGTGCATTGCTAGGTGCTACGGCTGGTGCATTGACTGGAGATGCAAGTTTGGCCGTTAAGGGAGCAGCTCTGGGGGGCGTGACTGGCGGTGTTGCTGGTTCGATGAAAGATACTGACGACGCTCGAAATGCTCAAAGAACCCAAGTTACAGCTGATGGTTTGGCACAGGATAACCGCACTGATGCAGAAAAGCGTGTCGCTGAAGTAGAAGCGGAAATTAAGCTTATTGAACTGGAACAACAACTTGCTGATCTCAAAGAAGAGAAAGAAGATAACGGTGCATAA
- a CDS encoding GntR family transcriptional regulator, whose translation MNTAIKDLTLSANTKTRVSDKENTKSENLTEYLVEAIVNGELAPGSKISEPELAKRFEVSRGPLREAIMRVEGLGLIERIPHVGARVITFSADKLLELYAVREALEGMAARLAARHITQEELIGLEGLLSTHSKHIDEVEGSSYFHQHGDFDFHYRIIKASRNSKLISLLCDELYHLLRMYRYQSPRAQSRPKEALDEHKYILQAIRNRDEELAEMLMRRHISGSRLLIEQQIQSKDLE comes from the coding sequence ATGAATACTGCGATAAAAGATCTCACCTTAAGTGCAAACACGAAAACACGTGTGAGCGACAAAGAAAACACCAAGTCGGAAAATCTGACTGAGTACCTCGTTGAGGCGATTGTTAACGGTGAATTAGCACCGGGCAGTAAGATCTCGGAACCTGAGCTGGCTAAACGCTTTGAGGTAAGCCGAGGTCCATTACGTGAAGCGATAATGCGTGTTGAAGGGCTTGGCCTAATAGAACGCATTCCACATGTTGGCGCGCGAGTTATTACCTTTTCGGCAGACAAACTGCTAGAGCTTTACGCCGTGCGAGAGGCATTGGAAGGCATGGCTGCTCGATTAGCGGCGAGACACATCACACAAGAAGAGTTGATCGGGCTTGAAGGCTTATTGTCGACACATTCTAAACATATCGATGAAGTCGAAGGCTCTTCTTACTTTCATCAACATGGGGATTTCGATTTCCATTACCGCATTATCAAAGCGAGTCGTAACAGCAAACTGATTTCGTTGTTGTGTGATGAGCTTTATCACTTATTACGCATGTACCGCTATCAATCGCCTAGGGCTCAGTCTCGACCTAAAGAGGCGCTCGATGAACACAAATACATCCTACAAGCAATTCGCAATCGTGATGAAGAGCTAGCAGAAATGCTAATGCGAAGACACATTTCGGGCAGTCGACTGCTTATAGAGCAACAAATTCAATCCAAAGATCTTGAATAA
- the acnD gene encoding Fe/S-dependent 2-methylisocitrate dehydratase AcnD — protein sequence MSDVKLERNQELDENKYRKVLPGTGLEYFDACEAVEAISPGAYKTLPYTSRVLAEQLVRRCDPRTLEGSLKQIIDRKSDLDFPWYPARVVCHDILGQTALVDLAGLRDAIADQGGDPAKVNPVVETQLIVDHSLAVEHAGFDNEAFDKNRAIEERRNEDRFHFIEWCKTAFKNVSVIPAGNGIMHQINLEKMSPVIQSKEGIAFPDTCVGTDSHTPHVDALGVIAIGVGGLEAETVMLGRPSMMRLPDIVGVKLTGQRQEGITATDIVLAITELLRNERVVSSYLEFFGEGARALTIGDRATISNMTPEYGATAGMFYIDEQTIQYLKLTGREPEQVELVERYAKQTGLWADDLDSAQYERVLEFDLSKVERNLAGPSNPHRRLPTSELAQQGISQASWKEQHAEQYSDQQMPDGAVIIAAITSCTNTSNPRNVVAAALVAKKANQLGLVRKPWVKTSFAPGSKVAKLYLESAGLLPELEQLGFGIVGYACTTCNGMSGALDPKIQQEIIDRDLYSTAVLSGNRNFDGRIHPYAKQAFLASPPLVVAYALAGTMRFDIEKDSLGTDNNGKPIYLSDLWPSDAEIDAVVGEHVKPQQFQQIYVKMFQPDEEQVTTEPLYDWRPQSTYIRRPPYWEGALAGERSLSGMRPLAILGDNITTDHLSPSNAILASSAAGEYLTKMEVPEEDFNSYATHRGDHLTAQRATFANPKLYNEMVQDVGEVVQGSLARVEPEGQVTRMWEAIETYMNRKQPLIVVAGADYGQGSSRDWAAKGVRLAGVEVIVAEGFERIHRTNLVGMGVLPLQFKVGTNRNTLELDGTELYDVYGDIEAGSDLALVITRKNGEKLDVPVTCRLDTADEVNVYSAGGVLQRFAKDFLAQ from the coding sequence ATGTCTGATGTAAAACTTGAAAGAAACCAAGAGCTTGATGAAAACAAGTATCGAAAGGTTTTACCGGGAACGGGTTTAGAATATTTCGACGCTTGCGAAGCGGTAGAAGCAATATCCCCGGGCGCTTATAAAACCTTGCCTTATACGTCGCGAGTATTGGCAGAGCAATTAGTAAGACGCTGTGACCCTAGAACCCTTGAAGGCAGCTTAAAGCAGATCATTGACCGTAAGAGCGACCTAGATTTCCCTTGGTATCCTGCGCGCGTGGTGTGTCATGACATTCTTGGTCAAACAGCTTTAGTTGATTTAGCTGGCTTACGCGATGCGATTGCCGATCAAGGCGGAGACCCTGCCAAGGTGAACCCAGTAGTCGAAACTCAACTGATTGTTGATCACTCTTTGGCAGTGGAACATGCTGGGTTTGATAACGAAGCATTTGATAAAAACCGCGCGATTGAAGAGCGCAGAAACGAAGACCGTTTTCATTTTATTGAATGGTGTAAAACCGCGTTTAAAAACGTGAGTGTGATCCCAGCGGGTAACGGGATCATGCACCAGATTAACTTGGAGAAAATGTCTCCAGTTATTCAATCTAAAGAAGGCATAGCGTTTCCTGATACTTGTGTCGGTACCGACAGTCATACTCCGCATGTTGATGCTCTGGGCGTTATCGCTATCGGTGTAGGTGGCTTGGAAGCCGAGACTGTGATGCTCGGTCGTCCGTCTATGATGCGATTGCCGGACATCGTCGGCGTGAAGCTAACGGGTCAACGACAAGAAGGGATAACGGCAACGGATATTGTGCTTGCGATTACTGAGCTCCTTCGCAATGAGAGAGTGGTCTCAAGCTATTTGGAATTCTTCGGTGAAGGGGCTCGTGCACTGACCATTGGTGACCGCGCAACCATCTCCAATATGACGCCTGAGTATGGTGCGACTGCGGGGATGTTCTACATCGATGAGCAGACTATTCAATACCTTAAACTCACAGGACGAGAGCCTGAACAAGTTGAACTAGTCGAACGCTATGCCAAGCAAACCGGACTTTGGGCTGATGACTTAGATTCCGCTCAATACGAACGTGTGCTTGAGTTTGATTTATCGAAGGTTGAGCGAAATCTTGCGGGGCCTTCGAATCCTCATCGCCGTTTGCCTACCAGCGAACTTGCCCAGCAAGGTATCAGCCAAGCTTCTTGGAAAGAGCAACACGCTGAACAATATTCTGATCAACAAATGCCAGATGGAGCCGTGATCATTGCGGCGATTACTTCTTGTACTAATACCAGTAACCCAAGAAATGTGGTCGCCGCGGCATTGGTTGCGAAGAAAGCCAATCAACTTGGATTAGTTCGTAAGCCGTGGGTGAAAACGTCATTTGCTCCGGGTTCTAAAGTTGCCAAGCTCTACCTCGAGTCGGCAGGTTTGCTTCCTGAACTTGAACAATTAGGCTTTGGTATCGTGGGTTATGCGTGTACGACCTGTAACGGAATGAGTGGGGCGCTGGATCCTAAAATCCAACAAGAGATCATCGACCGCGACCTGTATTCAACCGCTGTGTTATCGGGGAACCGAAATTTCGATGGTCGAATCCATCCATACGCAAAGCAAGCCTTTTTAGCGTCACCGCCATTGGTGGTTGCTTATGCCTTAGCGGGTACGATGCGCTTTGATATCGAGAAAGACAGCTTAGGCACCGACAACAATGGTAAGCCAATCTACTTAAGTGATTTATGGCCGAGTGATGCTGAGATCGATGCGGTTGTCGGTGAGCATGTTAAACCTCAGCAATTCCAACAAATCTACGTGAAAATGTTCCAGCCAGACGAGGAACAGGTGACGACTGAACCGCTTTATGACTGGCGACCTCAAAGTACCTATATTCGCAGACCACCTTATTGGGAAGGTGCTCTTGCGGGAGAACGAAGCCTATCTGGTATGAGACCTTTAGCGATTCTGGGTGACAATATCACTACGGATCACTTATCCCCTTCAAATGCGATTCTCGCTTCGAGCGCTGCGGGGGAATACCTCACCAAAATGGAAGTGCCGGAAGAGGACTTTAACTCTTACGCGACCCATCGAGGTGATCACTTAACCGCGCAACGAGCAACATTCGCCAACCCTAAGCTGTATAACGAAATGGTGCAGGACGTTGGAGAAGTCGTGCAAGGTTCATTGGCAAGAGTTGAACCCGAGGGGCAAGTTACGCGAATGTGGGAAGCGATAGAAACCTACATGAACCGTAAACAACCTTTGATTGTTGTTGCTGGTGCTGATTATGGACAAGGTTCATCACGTGACTGGGCAGCCAAAGGGGTGCGCTTAGCGGGTGTTGAAGTGATTGTGGCTGAAGGGTTTGAACGAATCCACAGAACCAACTTGGTTGGCATGGGTGTATTGCCTCTGCAGTTCAAAGTAGGAACGAATCGCAATACCTTAGAGTTGGACGGCACCGAGCTTTACGACGTGTACGGTGACATTGAAGCAGGTTCTGATTTAGCTCTAGTCATCACTCGTAAAAACGGTGAAAAGCTTGATGTTCCTGTGACCTGCCGACTAGACACGGCAGACGAAGTGAATGTGTACAGCGCTGGTGGCGTATTGCAACGTTTCGCTAAAGACTTTCTCGCCCAGTAG
- the prpB gene encoding methylisocitrate lyase — translation MKLSAGAKFRQAVQDNNPLQIVGTVNPYCAMMAKNLGHQAIYLSGGGIANASYGLPDLGITTLNDVLVDVERITNACDLPLLVDIDTGFGGAFNIARTIRAMEKAGAAAIHMEDQVAQKRCGHRPNKAIVSQQEMVDRVKAATDARTDDSFVIMARTDALAVEGIDSAIERAIACVEAGADMIFPEAMNQLDQYVKFSAALKSATGKHVPILANITEFGQTPLYNCNELAQSSVDMVLYPLSAFRAMNKAAENVYKHLLVEGNQEALLDSMQTRKELYEHLNYHDYENKLDQLFSSEG, via the coding sequence ATGAAGTTATCAGCAGGAGCTAAGTTCCGACAAGCTGTGCAAGACAACAATCCATTGCAGATTGTCGGTACTGTGAATCCGTATTGCGCGATGATGGCAAAGAACTTGGGTCATCAGGCGATTTATTTGTCTGGCGGAGGCATCGCCAATGCGTCTTATGGCTTGCCTGATTTAGGTATTACGACATTGAACGATGTATTGGTCGATGTTGAACGTATTACCAATGCGTGTGATTTGCCTTTGCTGGTGGATATCGACACAGGTTTTGGCGGCGCGTTCAATATTGCGCGTACGATTCGCGCGATGGAGAAGGCGGGCGCAGCTGCGATTCACATGGAAGACCAAGTAGCTCAGAAACGCTGTGGTCATCGACCAAATAAAGCAATTGTTAGTCAGCAAGAGATGGTCGATAGAGTTAAGGCGGCAACCGATGCCAGAACCGATGACAGCTTTGTGATTATGGCGCGTACGGATGCATTGGCGGTTGAAGGAATAGACAGTGCGATTGAACGAGCGATTGCGTGTGTTGAAGCGGGTGCGGACATGATTTTCCCTGAAGCGATGAATCAACTCGACCAATACGTGAAGTTCTCGGCAGCTTTGAAATCAGCAACGGGTAAGCATGTGCCTATTCTCGCGAACATCACTGAGTTCGGCCAAACACCACTCTACAACTGTAACGAGTTAGCCCAATCAAGTGTCGACATGGTGCTTTATCCATTGAGTGCGTTCCGTGCGATGAACAAAGCGGCGGAGAATGTTTACAAGCACTTGTTAGTTGAAGGCAATCAAGAAGCTCTGTTGGATTCAATGCAAACCCGTAAAGAGCTTTACGAGCACCTTAATTACCACGACTACGAGAACAAGCTTGATCAGTTGTTTTCAAGTGAAGGGTAA
- a CDS encoding GNAT family N-acetyltransferase — translation MNVTLRAAKHADLEQLNELMFDLHHHHHLASPEHFKTAEEIEQEKSIARYLDDPECLVYVALKGELIVGFISGHFCELISTVSKPVPMGSVDELFVLPDYRKESIAEKLFNKVESTFDDYGVEQVFVEVWDFNSPAKDFYQKMGFTPHIQWMRKALHKT, via the coding sequence ATGAATGTCACCTTAAGGGCCGCAAAGCACGCGGATTTGGAACAACTTAACGAGTTAATGTTCGATCTCCACCATCACCACCACCTTGCAAGCCCAGAGCACTTTAAAACGGCAGAAGAGATTGAGCAGGAAAAAAGCATTGCACGTTACTTAGATGATCCTGAATGCTTAGTCTACGTGGCATTAAAAGGTGAGCTCATTGTTGGCTTTATCTCCGGACATTTTTGTGAGCTTATCTCAACGGTGAGTAAACCGGTGCCGATGGGGAGTGTCGATGAACTGTTTGTCTTACCTGATTATCGAAAAGAATCAATTGCTGAAAAGTTGTTTAACAAAGTTGAAAGTACTTTTGATGATTATGGCGTTGAACAAGTCTTTGTAGAGGTTTGGGACTTTAATTCACCTGCCAAGGACTTCTATCAAAAAATGGGGTTCACACCTCACATTCAATGGATGAGGAAGGCTTTGCACAAAACGTAG
- a CDS encoding propionyl-CoA synthetase yields MSATNRMNRKTDYITEYQWAREDPNSFWETQAQAIDWFEPPKTILQTDDNGIERWFPDGVMNTCWLALDYHCENGRGDKVALIYDSPVTGNQSSYTYNQLRDQVAKVAGMLATQGVTKGDRVVIYMPMIPEAAMAMLACARLGAVHSVVFGGFAPHELAVRIEDAEPKVLIAASCGVEINKVLPYKPMVDRAIMDSRWKPEKVVVFQREQSLAELNNERDVLWQQAVNDALPHICVPVLATDPLYILYTSGTTGKPKGVVRDNGGHAVAMKYSMSTIYDMPQDGVFWAASDVGWVVGHSYIVYAPLIHGCTTILFEGKPVRTPDPGAFWRVCEEYNVDVLFSAPTAFRAIKKEDPEGELLTKYDLSSLKSIFMAGERLDPPTLDWVESHTNKPVIDHWWQTETGWAISANPTGLESLPVKAGSSTKPVPGYQVEILNELGEVALPNQQGFVALKRPLPPGCLPTVWRNHDRFESGYLSQFPGYYVSGDGGYLDDDGYLFIMGRIDDVINVAGHRLSTGEMEEIVGGHPAIAECAVVGIHDDLKGQLPLGLVVLKDGVKVDSIELQAELVGKVRNEIGAVACFKQALVVERLPKTRSGKILRRTIRQIAEGEQYVVPSTIDDPTSLTEIAEKLGK; encoded by the coding sequence ATGTCTGCTACGAATCGAATGAACAGAAAAACAGACTATATCACCGAGTACCAATGGGCTAGGGAAGACCCCAATTCGTTCTGGGAAACACAAGCACAAGCGATCGATTGGTTTGAACCACCAAAAACGATATTACAAACTGACGATAACGGTATTGAACGTTGGTTTCCTGATGGGGTGATGAACACCTGCTGGTTGGCGTTGGATTATCATTGCGAAAATGGTCGTGGTGATAAAGTGGCACTGATTTACGACTCTCCAGTTACAGGAAATCAATCCTCATACACTTACAACCAATTGCGTGATCAAGTGGCTAAAGTCGCAGGTATGTTAGCCACGCAAGGCGTAACCAAAGGCGATCGTGTGGTGATCTACATGCCAATGATTCCTGAAGCGGCGATGGCAATGTTGGCCTGTGCACGACTAGGCGCGGTGCATTCGGTGGTGTTTGGTGGTTTTGCTCCTCATGAGCTTGCTGTTCGAATTGAAGATGCCGAGCCCAAGGTGTTGATTGCTGCCTCCTGCGGTGTCGAGATAAACAAAGTCTTGCCATATAAGCCGATGGTCGATCGCGCAATCATGGACAGCCGCTGGAAGCCTGAGAAAGTGGTAGTATTCCAAAGAGAGCAGTCTCTAGCCGAGTTGAACAATGAACGCGATGTACTTTGGCAGCAAGCGGTTAACGATGCATTGCCACACATTTGTGTTCCTGTCTTGGCAACCGATCCGTTGTATATCCTTTACACATCAGGCACTACGGGTAAGCCAAAAGGTGTTGTGCGTGACAACGGTGGTCATGCGGTTGCGATGAAATACTCAATGAGTACTATCTACGATATGCCGCAAGATGGTGTATTTTGGGCGGCTTCTGATGTCGGCTGGGTTGTGGGGCACTCCTACATTGTTTACGCGCCACTGATTCACGGCTGCACTACGATTCTGTTTGAAGGTAAGCCAGTACGAACGCCAGATCCCGGTGCATTCTGGCGTGTGTGTGAAGAGTACAACGTCGATGTATTGTTTTCTGCGCCAACAGCGTTTAGGGCAATCAAGAAAGAAGATCCCGAAGGCGAGTTGCTCACCAAGTATGACTTATCATCGCTCAAGTCGATTTTCATGGCGGGAGAGCGCTTAGACCCGCCAACATTGGATTGGGTTGAATCTCATACCAATAAGCCGGTTATCGATCATTGGTGGCAAACCGAAACGGGTTGGGCTATTTCTGCCAATCCAACAGGGCTGGAGTCTTTGCCCGTGAAAGCCGGCTCTTCAACGAAGCCCGTACCGGGTTACCAAGTGGAGATCCTCAATGAACTAGGCGAAGTAGCTCTGCCTAATCAACAAGGATTTGTGGCTCTTAAACGCCCATTGCCACCAGGTTGCTTACCAACGGTTTGGCGCAATCATGATCGGTTTGAATCCGGCTATTTGAGTCAGTTCCCGGGCTATTATGTTTCTGGGGACGGTGGCTATCTCGATGACGATGGGTATCTATTTATCATGGGTCGTATTGATGATGTGATTAATGTCGCAGGACATCGTTTGTCTACTGGTGAAATGGAAGAGATCGTTGGAGGTCACCCTGCGATTGCTGAATGTGCTGTTGTTGGTATTCACGATGATTTGAAGGGGCAATTGCCGCTGGGTTTAGTTGTGCTAAAAGATGGTGTGAAAGTAGATAGCATTGAACTGCAAGCTGAGCTAGTGGGTAAGGTTCGTAACGAGATTGGTGCTGTAGCCTGTTTTAAGCAAGCCTTGGTGGTTGAGAGGTTGCCTAAGACGCGTTCAGGTAAGATCTTGCGTAGAACTATCCGACAGATAGCCGAAGGTGAGCAATATGTGGTGCCTTCTACTATTGATGATCCAACAAGCTTAACGGAAATTGCAGAAAAGCTCGGCAAATAG